The Streptomyces sp. NBC_01197 genome window below encodes:
- a CDS encoding DUF3303 domain-containing protein — protein sequence MRVMLRARMDTQITNEAVKNGTLQKIMQSMSERLKPEAAYFGPTKGGRACTFVFDMQDSSLLPSIAEPLFQGLGAEIEIQPVMNTEDMLKGLAASQKS from the coding sequence ATGAGGGTCATGCTGAGAGCGCGTATGGACACCCAGATCACGAACGAAGCCGTCAAGAACGGCACGCTGCAGAAGATCATGCAGTCGATGTCGGAACGGCTCAAGCCGGAGGCGGCCTACTTCGGCCCCACCAAGGGCGGACGGGCCTGCACCTTTGTCTTCGACATGCAGGACAGCTCACTGCTGCCCTCCATCGCGGAGCCGCTCTTCCAGGGGCTCGGCGCGGAGATCGAGATCCAGCCGGTGATGAACACCGAAGACATGCTGAAGGGCTTGGCCGCATCGCAGAAGAGCTGA
- a CDS encoding pyridoxamine 5'-phosphate oxidase family protein codes for MGKSYERIDGRLRDFIEAQHIFFTATAPLDGDGTVNLSPKGLSGSFAVLDEVTVAYLDFAGSNAETIAHLRENGRITLMWCAFDGPPNIVRVHGRGEPVFRDDARWRELMGHFPDIDPTRHGLRAIIVVTAEKIRDTCGYAVPFLTYDEDRPLHGSRFARETDESLDAYFQKKEHIATSIDGLPGLPLPLPALSRTE; via the coding sequence ATGGGAAAGAGCTACGAGCGGATAGACGGCAGGCTGCGTGACTTCATCGAGGCGCAGCACATCTTCTTCACCGCGACGGCGCCGCTGGACGGCGATGGCACCGTCAATCTTTCGCCCAAGGGCCTGAGCGGATCGTTCGCGGTGCTCGATGAAGTCACCGTGGCCTACCTTGACTTCGCCGGTAGCAATGCCGAGACCATTGCCCATCTGCGCGAGAACGGCCGCATCACCTTGATGTGGTGCGCCTTCGACGGTCCACCCAACATCGTGCGCGTGCACGGCCGCGGAGAGCCTGTCTTCCGCGACGACGCACGGTGGCGCGAGCTGATGGGGCACTTCCCGGACATCGACCCGACCCGGCACGGTCTGCGCGCGATCATCGTGGTGACCGCCGAGAAGATCCGCGACACCTGCGGCTACGCCGTCCCGTTCCTGACCTATGACGAGGACCGCCCGCTGCACGGGTCGCGCTTCGCGCGTGAAACGGATGAGTCGCTCGACGCGTACTTCCAGAAGAAGGAGCACATCGCGACCAGCATCGACGGCCTGCCGGGGCTGCCACTGCCCCTGCCGGCGCTGTCGCGTACCGAATAA
- a CDS encoding cytidine deaminase family protein: MSLPSRELTPDDLELIEFARQIVDTNTDGEDGVHTMGAVVRGADGEMYGGINLYHFTGGPCAELVALGHARASGARELVTIVAVGNCGRGPVGPCGRDRQILFDYHPDIRVILPTPDGIRSVRIKDLMPLAAVWSPEDGVRAFEPEL; the protein is encoded by the coding sequence ATGTCCCTTCCGAGCCGAGAGCTGACCCCCGACGACCTCGAACTCATCGAGTTCGCACGGCAGATCGTCGATACGAACACCGATGGCGAAGACGGCGTCCACACCATGGGCGCGGTCGTGCGCGGGGCGGACGGTGAGATGTACGGCGGTATCAACCTCTACCACTTCACCGGTGGGCCCTGCGCCGAACTCGTCGCGCTCGGGCACGCCCGTGCGTCCGGCGCGCGCGAACTCGTCACCATCGTCGCCGTGGGGAACTGCGGGCGCGGGCCCGTCGGCCCCTGCGGGCGGGACCGGCAGATTCTCTTCGACTACCACCCGGATATCCGCGTCATCCTCCCCACCCCCGACGGCATCAGAAGTGTCCGGATCAAGGACCTGATGCCCCTCGCCGCCGTGTGGAGCCCCGAGGACGGCGTAAGGGCCTTCGAACCGGAACTCTAG
- a CDS encoding HoxN/HupN/NixA family nickel/cobalt transporter: MTRQEWTRLGGMGAFIVALHVVGWLTLVTIVAPEHYSLGTKSFGIGIGVTAYTLGMRHAFDADHIAAIDNTTRKLMNEKQRPLSVGFWFSLGHSSVVFVLAFLLSLGVKALAGPVRDDNSQLHNVTSLIGTTVSGFFLYLIAGINVLILVGIWKVFRKMRSGDFDEAALEEHLNNRGLMNRLLGRVMKSITKPWQMYPLGLLFGLGFDTATEIALLVLAGSGAASGLPWYAILCLPVLFAAGMCLLDTIDGSFMNFAYGWAFSKPVRKVYYNLTITGLSVAVAFIIGTVELLGLLTQKLGLHGAFWDWVGGLDLNIVGFVIVGLFFVTWLVAMAIWKFGRIEEKWTAGLSPAGPGRNAMHEEAGQTGTPGGRP; the protein is encoded by the coding sequence ATGACACGCCAGGAGTGGACCCGGCTGGGCGGCATGGGCGCGTTCATCGTGGCGCTGCACGTCGTCGGGTGGCTCACGCTGGTGACGATCGTGGCCCCCGAGCACTACAGCCTCGGTACGAAGTCGTTCGGCATCGGGATCGGTGTCACCGCGTACACCCTGGGGATGCGGCACGCCTTCGACGCGGACCACATCGCGGCGATCGACAACACCACCCGCAAGCTGATGAACGAGAAGCAGCGCCCTTTGTCAGTGGGCTTCTGGTTCTCGCTCGGGCACTCCAGCGTCGTGTTCGTCCTGGCGTTCCTGCTGTCCCTCGGAGTGAAGGCCCTCGCGGGCCCGGTGCGCGACGACAACTCTCAGCTGCACAACGTCACCAGCCTGATCGGCACGACCGTCTCCGGGTTCTTCCTCTATCTGATCGCAGGCATCAACGTCCTCATCCTGGTGGGGATCTGGAAGGTCTTCCGGAAGATGCGCTCGGGCGACTTCGACGAGGCCGCCCTGGAGGAGCACCTGAACAACCGGGGCCTGATGAACCGGCTTCTGGGGCGCGTGATGAAGTCGATCACCAAGCCCTGGCAGATGTACCCGCTCGGACTGCTCTTCGGCCTCGGCTTCGACACGGCCACGGAGATCGCCCTGCTCGTCCTGGCGGGCTCCGGCGCCGCGTCCGGGCTGCCCTGGTACGCGATCCTCTGCCTGCCGGTGCTGTTCGCGGCCGGCATGTGCCTGCTGGACACCATCGACGGCTCGTTCATGAACTTCGCGTACGGCTGGGCGTTCTCGAAGCCCGTCCGCAAGGTCTACTACAACCTCACGATCACCGGCCTCTCGGTGGCGGTCGCGTTCATCATCGGGACAGTCGAACTGCTCGGCCTGCTCACCCAGAAACTCGGCCTGCACGGCGCCTTCTGGGACTGGGTGGGCGGACTGGATCTGAACATCGTCGGGTTCGTGATCGTCGGGCTGTTCTTCGTGACCTGGCTGGTGGCCATGGCGATCTGGAAGTTCGGCCGCATCGAGGAGAAGTGGACAGCGGGCCTCAGCCCGGCGGGCCCGGGCCGGAACGCCATGCACGAGGAAGCCGGTCAGACCGGCACGCCGGGCGGCCGTCCCTAG